caatgaggaaagaaaaaattgtaagaaactcaaacctcatcattttgaacattttcaactcaatatatttgtctatcaatacgataccctctacttaagtatttatgcattctacatattatatatagctttttttaactgttttttattcaaaagtgtataaaaatgtgttctctatccatttatgtgcgtatctttagcgtatcttagcgtatctccgatacaatacgatatcgtccgatacgtatcttaattttgactaaccgatacggtgatcgataccgatactttaatccttggttgctTATTACATTTGGGACCACCGTAATGCTATTCTAAGGCATGCAGAATCTCCCAACCCGATGGCGGTGATACACAAAGTCAATAGATGGcttttttatttgaatcttCATGAGGGTTTTGATTCTAATGAAAGTTTCTTCTCTGTTACAAATCACCTTGAGGGCCGACTGAGGAGGCTTTCTCCCTTACCGTTTTTGTCATATCCAGTCTTAGTTTGCACAGGGTTTACTAATATTTTGGGATCAGGTTCAACTTGGTTCTGTGGTGTTTTATATCAAAGTCAGTTTTAGGTTATCATCAAGGGTGGTACTCTCTCATCCGATGGTGTAAAGATTAAAGCTGCGAGAATTCTGCAGGGGTTGTAATTGATACGTTCGAGAGGTTGGAATATCTCTGAAGTATGATTCTCTTCAAAGACATTACTTCACCTTATTCCGAAGCCGATACAAGGTTGTTGGCCCTTCACTAGTTTTGCTACTTTTGGGGATATCTATGTCTGTTTTAGTCGTACAATTTGTATATAAGAGTGTGGAAACTGATCCTGCCATGTTATGTTTAAGGTCTATTGGGAACTGGGTTAATTCAGGTTCTATTACCTTAGACCTGATAGATTGTATATAGCTCCTGTTTAATGAAGtttttcccattaaaaaaaaaagtacaaattcCCATTCCTTATGGGACAATTAGTGTAGAATGGGGGAGGTGggtcatatataatatattgacattaattaattattccaGGATTAAAATGAAGCTTTCTGTTTAGTAGTTTAACCTGGatttaaaatgagaaaaaaaattgtgagtTTTCCACATTTAGCATCGGAATGAAACTGGTTGTGCCGGTCCATGATGGCATATGACTTTAAAGCGAGTAAAGATATATGCCATGAAATTACAACTATGCTAAGTATTATGGAAAAATTATCACTTATGAAGGGGTAAAGTTGTTATTTTACCCTGTGATGTAAAAAACCCCATTTACATGTGATTGAAACGTTAGAAGTTTCAATTTAGGACTCCAAccaaatccccttctccttcgaTTCAGCCTACACACTTCTCCTCCGATTCAAGCGACCTACTTCTCCTCCGATTCAGGTGACCTACTTCTCCTCTGAAGGCGAAGTTTCCTCGATTTAGGGCTTCAACAAATACCCTTTTCCTCCAATTCAGGAaatccccttcttcttcaattcaggAAATCATCTTTTCCACCAAGTTTCGCAAGTTCTCAAGTTACAGGTATATAAAACTcgattttcaatttctgtgaTTGAGGAAGTGGCTGATGgattttcaaattctttgaatTTTGGGAACTTTTTGTTATGTTTGGTGAACAAATCTATATTATCAAAATTGGTTGTGATGTTCATTTCCTTGTTTTGCGATTTATTGAATTAGTTGCAGATACTTCAAAACTGGATGTGTATGGTTTCTATACAGATTCCATTCTGGAATAGCTCAGATCACTTGTGGAGTCATTGGCTCTGAGATATTTTTTGTAGAGCAAGACTGCTTAGGGTTAGCATTTTTTTGTTTGACTCTTGAGATCTTGTTTTCTGACTGGGCTATCACTATAAGATACCAGTTTCTGTTTTAACTCTGAGATATTGTTTTTTGACTGGGCTCTCACTCCATCTATGTTTGTTTCAACTGTAAAATTTACTTGGTGCATGTACTATTTGGTGCTAGTGTAAGTGTAAAATATACTTGGTACAGCATTTTTTTGTTGAGCTTTGATTCAATTTCTCACTTTAGATGTGGGAAAAAATTGTTTCAGTTTTCTGTTGGACCATGACATGAAAGACTACGATTATTGTATTAGCCATATGGTATAAATTAAATTTGTTGACTAAATTGATCATGTGTTATGGATCCATGAGTAATACTTTTTGGATGTTTGGGCTGCCTTTTCCAATGTAGTTTAGCAGAATGTGTCTAGCTATGTTTCTATGGATTGTTTGTATTATGATAGGTATTGtttattcaatttattgaatagGTTGTTATCATTTTGGGAATTGTTGTAAATTTGCTATTATTGGGCAACCAATGAAGAATTTGTTTTGAATACGCTACATATTCAATGGAAGACATGAAGAGATAGTAGTAGACTTGGACATACATTCAATGTTTGAGATGGTACCAGATGTATATAACACATTGATAAGAGATAATGCACCTGTAGGTCATGCAATGAACTTTAGGATGAAGTGTATATTATCCAATCTTGACAAAGTGAAGATGATTAATGATCAATCTATCATGAATTTGTTCTCTCTGCATGCTAATGGGTCTATTATCAAAGTATATGTGTGTGGCCTAAATGTAAGACCGACCAGTCTTGGTAGTTACACCATAAATGGCTACTCAGGTGCAGTGGTTCCTAGATTGGACCTCCGAAGAAAGGGTAAGATCAATGACACTCTATATGTGCCTGATTGGAGTTGCAGACCTAGTAAGTGTACCATTAAAAGGGGTGGTGGTACTGGTAAAGCTACTAGCGGTGCAACCGGTTGTGGTCCTGGTATTGTtagtaggggtgtaagtttagtcCTGACGATCCGAACCCACCCTAACCCGCCTTGAGCCCGAACCCTATCTAACCCGACTATGAGggccaacccggcccaacccaacccaacccaaccctatgtGGGTTAggctgggcctgggttgaggcatagaaaacccagCCCGACCCTAACCCATCCTGAGTCTAACCctgattattattgtgctttgtaGGATGCAGGTGTCTCTCCTAGCCAAGGGAGTttcttgttgttgtcattgagtTTCTTGTTAACAAGAATATAATAGAGAACAATATAGCCAAAAGAGGTAGTacaaagccaaaggaaaaaTCCCATCTCTATAGCCATGACATAAGGAATGAGGAGAGGTGGGGGCTTGCAGTACTTGAGTTTTTTGGTCCTTATATATTAGAAATTAAGCATTATTATAGATCAAGAAGAAATTCTAACCACAGTGAATGATTGGATTATATCTTAATATATTGACTTTTGATGGAGGGAATTGATAAAAGGGTCACATGGAAAAATAGGGGCATATGGaatctccatgaaagaatgataaaatatcacgTTCGATATAGTTTAATGGAGGAATTCATTTTaaggttttaattaaaaaatcggGTTTCAATTCATTTTAGGAATTGAAATCGGAATTGAATCGTACTTATTGGAATGTAATTCCACTAAGAAGACCATCTAGGGTCAACTCGGCCTAACCCTGAGCCCTGTAAGGTTAGGCCTGAGCATGAACCCTGcaaggttgggttagggttttaagaaacccggcccaacccaaccctatttcacccctaattGTAAGGATAGAGAATTTGAGTGCTACTACTATAGGGGCAagatcaaaatttgaaaaaattatatcaACTGTTAGTAGGTTTTTTATATCTGTTGGAGGAAGTGGTACATCTTTAGATGTTGCGAAGGCTAAAAGCAATATTGTTGCTACTGCTAAAAGTAAGGGTATTGAAATTAATGATGAGTTGGTAACTTCTCATGTCATTTCTGGTTCATCAAAAAAAGATAGTGATGGTGAATGTGAAGATGAGAGTGATAAGGAGTATGTGGAATTAGAAGATAGTCAAGGTGATTGTGATGAGGATGGTGATGGCAAAATAGGAGTTGAAGATAACACTTCAAATGATTCAGATGTGTCAGGATACAATTTTGATGATTACCATGACACATATGACAAAGAGCAAGACATAGATTCAGATTCAAGAGTGAAGTTAGTAAAGGGAGATGTTTTCAATGATGTTCACCACTTCTGGGCTATTTTGCAGAATTATGTTATACAAGAAGGGTTTGAGATTACGAGGACAAAAAATGAAAGGACCAGGTGTACTGCTATTTGTATAGCTGATGGTTGTAATTGGAGAATATCTGCATCACTCACTAAGAATAAATCAAACTTCAAGAATAAGTCAATAGCTCCATCAAATACATGCTCCAACCccctccacaaaaaaaaagagcattaCGATCAGGTGGATAGCAAGAAAGCTTGATCCTATACTTAGAGTAAAGCCAAACATTAGTGTAAAAATTATGATTTCAACGTTGCACCAAAAGTATGGTTTTGAAGCACACAAATTGCAGTGCTATAGAGCACGTAGTATGGCAAGAGGAGAGACTGCTAGTTGCTATGACATGCTGTTGGGCTCAAATGTAAGCCACACTACTTATACTAACTGCAAGTGCACAGTGTCAGCTATAGCTACGAGTCGAACTCAAGGAGGCCGAATGCTTAATTAACACACTTCCAAATTAGGCAAAGTGCAAATACCAAGAGAGTTGACTATACTAgtttaactaaaaataaaagacatggcaatggaaattaaataaaagaaataaataacttTTTCGAATGGAGAAACACAGAggcttgagaagaaaaaaaatctagctTGTAAAATAATCTTCAAATCTTCCTTGCTTCCAAAAACTTGTATGGAgattacaaaaaatgaaaattgctAAATCTTCTTATTAACTTAAAGTAAaattataacttaaaaaattataacttgaaaacataaatttttcaacactaaactaatgaagttaaagaagaaagagagaggagaggaagctTGGTGTTCTTAGAGAGAGGAAAGCtactctatttatagagttcagctacctaaagaatgagaaagaaaaaaagaaagcaaataaaaatcaaaacctataatagaaACTACCCAAAATTGATAATTCAATTGCCTTTACAATATTTCccttaatcccaaaatagaagatatgatagaattcttctagaatattgtccaatatAGAAAATCATAACCATGAAACTACTAAAAATTCATCCCAACATGtggttaaaaaccaaaatagaaggttgactCAGCCTAAATCTTCCTTGTAGAAATCGTCCACCTCATAGGAAATCCTTAGAATTTATTCTGCAAATTTTCCAAGAGGAAATCTTCTAGAATGGCTAGGGTTTGGTTCCTTGGACCGAATTTGACACTCGTACTCCACTTGGTCCATTTTTAGCCTAAATTCTGAAAGCAAGAGAAAATACCTAAAGTAGCTATGTTCTGGGAATTAAATGATGTAAATAATTGGATtaatttgaatataaaaaatGCTCAACAAATGCCATATTCAAAATTGCCTAAGTATGATCAACTGTTGAGAAGGCATAACCCTGAACTATTTTCAAGTTGAAACCTTAAGAGAGATATGACTTGACAAAAAGCTCACAATTCAAGAGATTATTTGTTTGTCTTCAAGCATTCAAGAATGGGTTTTTGGATGGATGTAGACCCTTTTATAGGTCTAGATGAATGTCATATGAAGGGTAGATATGGTGGTGTACTATTGTCTGCAATCTCAGTTAATAGGAACAATGGCTTATATCCAATTGCCTTCAGTATTGTTGAAGTAGAGAATAAGGATAGCTGGACTTTTTTCTTACACTGTTTGGGCCTTACTTTTATGTCTGATAAATAGAAGGTGAGATTCTTTaagtctttttttcctttttcttatatCAATAAGATTTGTGATTACTATTTGAATACTAACTGACTTActcttataattattttttgtatgTAGTTTATAGGGTCTTGCATATGCTATATTTGGAATATTTCTAGGAGCACATCACAAAAACTATTGCAGACATCTGTATAGTAATTTTAAGGCAGTGTTCCCTAGACTATTGTTGAAGACACAATTCTAGGTTGCATACAAAGTGCTTAATGAGTTCATCTTCAACAAAGCAATGGAAAGAATCAAGATTGTGAACAAGCAAGCTTATGATTGGTTAGTGAATAACAATCTACCCTCAATGTGGTGTAGGCGTATGCATTTGATAAAAGAGCCAAAAGTGATCATGTAACAAACAACATGACTGAGTCTTTCAACAATTGGATTGGAGAACTAAGAAGTAAGTGTATCTTAACATTAGATGATGAGCTTAGATGTAAGTTGATGAGAAGGATAGATAAAAGATAGCAGCTATGGAGGGCAGGGTAACACCTAATATTAGGAAGAAATTGgacttgattcttttttttttaaatatttgtatgtattttttttctgttttttacaaTTAAATTTATACATatcatattttaaaaataacatAAAGTAATTTGCGTGAACTAGGTTTGACCGGACCAAATCATTAGGTTTTCTTAGAAGCAAGTTGGGTCAGAAAACCTCTTTTCTAGCCAAGGTTTAAATAAAATCACTTCCTCAGCTACATGTCTCACCCCTGTCGTCCAAAATAGGAACCAAAGGTTAACTATATCTAAAATGACATCTTCAAGAAATACTACCACTGAcaatacattttttatttttggtaaataacTACCAGGAATCAATGTTGTAAAAATCGGGATTGTTTAAGGTTAATACTACTCCGATATTAATTTGGATTGGCCCGGATTAGACCATATTGAATAGATTTACTCTTGCTTTCTAATAAAAGTcagttttattatctttttaccTTTCGGCCTTATTTGTGTATCAGGATCAAATCGATCACGTTCAGGGTTCGATCGCAGTTGATACCAACCTGATCCAACTGATCAACCCGAtctgagttttagaaccatgtcCTGAGGTCCTCTCgatcatccgatgctcactgcaccattGCACTCcctgcagaggatgtttttaCGATGCTATGAGATAGAGACAGAGTCAcccaaaaggaggaaaaaaaaaaagaagaggaaattacattccCCTCCCCTGACCTTTGGCTTAATATCATGTCCCCCCCACGTACTTTCATATATAGCAATAATCTCCCTtgtagtttgaagattctatcaAATGACCCCAAAGTGACTGACACGGTTAAATTGGCCTGTAAAAAGACAATTTACCCTTCTAGTGTTGTATACCTATATtctattccttctctttcttttcttcatcattttcacaTTTTCTTTGAGACCCCCGAACGTTTGGAAGAGAGGTCGCCGAGCTTCCTCTTGCCTAGCTTCCTCTCCTTTGCATTGTCGCCAGAGGTCTCGCCCAGCTTCCTCAAGATCACAACTGATATGCCTGGTATGGATTCAATCTTCGAttatctcttccttctttctctctgaTTTGAAATCGCATGAATCACCCTAAATCTCTTACTGATTTGAAATCGGTTAACCCTAAATGCTTCGATATTGTGTTAACGGAGAACATAAAGGAACTCAGATGCTGAACTGAAATCGATTGTAGGTAAATGGTGGTGTAGAAGGAAAGAGATTTTGGGTACCACTAGTCATTTCCACTGGTTTTGTCTTTGCTGTGCTGGTGtttagttccttttttttttttttttggctgatcATTTCTAATGGGGGAATTATCGACAACTAGAAAGCTTGTATGATAATCATGGACTAATGTTGccaattttttcttataaattgtTATCATAATGATAGAATAATTCCTAATTTTTTCCATCGATTTTTTTGTGCAACTTTAACAAATAAATGTCTACTTTTAGTGTAAATTGCAGTAGCAGTGAAGTTCTGAAGTACATATGCGTACGATGTAGATGCAATCGGAAAGTGGTCATTAGGATATCAGAGACAAAAGATAATCCAAACAGGCTATTTTATAGCTGCCCAAAGTTGAATGGTTGTAACTACTTTGCTTGGTGTGTACCCATCAATGAACCAACAACTGTATTACCAATTGATAACTTGAAATTGCAAGATGACTTGCATATGTTGCAAGATAATGTACGGGGATTGCATGTGGAGATGCGAGGGTTGCAAGAGGAGATGCGGGGGTTGCAAGAGATGTTAAATTTGTTGCAACATGATATACACATTGAAATGATTAGATTGgatgaaatagaaaaattagGTAGCTCAATGAAACTTGTTTGTTTATTCATATATGTTTTCCTTGTTGGGGTACTTGTAACTATTTATATGAGTAAAAAAGTGTGACAACAATGTATCAGATGTAACTTGGAATTATCTTTCATTAATGATAAGGTTTTGACCTAATATGGCTTGAATataacttgaaattttctttcatcAATGATACGGTTTTGACCTAATATGGCTTGGATATATCTAATTActgattgtaaaaaaaaatgggcaGCATGCCATTTGTTTGGTGGACAAAAGAATAGACCTGATAAAGCATGTAGCATGCTATAAACATCATATGAATGTGATATACAACACATTCCAAAGTATCCAACACCAACCACCaatcagattaaaaaaaaaaaaaaaaaattgggcagCATGCCATTTGTTTGGTGGACAAAAAAATAGACCTGATAAAACAAGTACCATTTCATAAACATCATATGAATGTGACAAAGAATACCATCCAAAATATCTAACACCATCCAACAGTCATCCACAATTTAACTCCCAAAATAAATGTCTACCAAAATACAAGAAAGTTTAAATTCCATAGTCTGTTCAAAATCCCATAAGTCCAACTCCCAAATGTCTAACTCCCACTAGTCTTTTGTCTTCCGTAGCTTCTCTCTTGCCTTCCTTTTCTCCTCCTTTGCTTTCAATTGTGCTCTAACTCTTGACTGGTGATCATCTACAGTGGTTATTGTGGAAGCTTGTGACCTGGTCACCATCTATGAAGATTGACTTTCACtgatttcctttccctttccctttccctttccctttccttgcACACAAATTGGTTCCATGTATTATGTACATTGGTATAAGAAGAGAATCAAATATGAAGAGTGATTGTATAAATACCTTCGGTTTCACTGTCAAGCTAGAGGCACCATCCCCCTTTCCCTTAACCTTCACTGGAGGTCCTGTGCACCTCCTTTTGTTGTCACCCTCCATTTTACATCTATCACATTTGATAGTGTTTGATCTCCTCCAGTACTCTCCTGATGGTCCTTCACCTTGTTCGTTCTTTTGGCTTTTATGTGGTCTTCCCACTAACCTCTTCAAAGGAGGGGGCTGGAACAACACCCATTGGATGTTTTTTTGTCAACTAATTCAGTCCAGGTAAAGCATGTATTATGTCCTTGTATGTTGCCAAATATTTTTCAACACTGTAATACTCATCACAGTACTTCTACAAACTCTTTCTCTTGAATTTGATACAAGTTACAACATGCTTACATGGTATTCTTGAGCCATCCCAGACCATGCAACCACAAGATTGATTCTTTAAATCAACCACATACCTACCTTGTTTTTCAGTCACTTCAAACTCATCAACACCTGAACTAAGTACCATACACTCCCTAGCTTCGGTGGCTATGACATCCAACTTCTTCTTTATGTATGAGGTGACTATTCCCTTGTAGTTGCAATCATGTTGATATCTTTTGTACATTTTTTCCATGAGTTGCTTCCTAATCTCATCAACAAGAATCATAATGGGCTTACCCCTAAAGGGTGTAATCAACTGGTTAAATGACTCGGTTATATTGTTAGTGATATGATCACTCTTGCCCCTAAAGTCGAAAGCATGCCTAGCCCACATCTTTGGAAAATGCTTATTTAGCCACTCATAAGCTTTTTGGTCAATGCCTTTCATTTCGTTCATTGCCTTCTCAAGCACCATCTATGATGGCAGCTCCAAAATATATCATTGATGGCATCTAAAAGTCCCTGCATAAAACAAGTGTACAATAATAGAATTCAATGAGTAAAGAGAAATGATATAACAATGTTTTActcttaaaaaagaaagaaaatattcaaCAGTCACCTTCTGTTTGTCAGACATAAATGTGATTGGGTTGTCATCCATGGTCCTATAGAAAATTCCATATAAGTTGCTTAAGAACCATTCACAGCTATCTCTGCATTCAGCCTCTACCACATCATATGTAACAGAAAACAATCCTTTGTTTCGATCAACAGAGACTGCAGCCAACAACACACCTCCATATGTGCCTTTGAAATGATAGCCATCAATCCCTATGAATGGTCTACAATCATTCAAGAACCTATTCATGCATGCCTTGGAACAAACAAACATTCTTTTGAATCTTCAAACTACAGAGAGGCTATTGTTATATATGAAACTATATGGGGAACATAATATTAAGCCAAAGGTTAGGGGAGGGGATTgtaatttcccaaaaaaaaaaaaagaattctaaCTTGTTTCGACTTTCGACCATCGGCCTTTTCCGAACCTTCTCCCAGCACTTTTACAGTTCATTTcagagtatatatatatgaaaggcAACATCGCCGGCGATAGCCATCGACAATGGCAAGTCTACTCATCCGGCAACTACCGTTCTTCTCCACACCTCACCTTACCATAAGAAAACAACAATTTTCTCCCTAATCTATTCTTAACCTCCATTTTTGAATCTTAGATGATCTTCTTATCCGTTCTCAGACTTCAGATATGCAATCTAGGGCTTCGACAGATTCTAATAATTAGAACACTTTGAGTTTGTTATTCCAGCTTCGACATTGTTACAGAAATGCAGAGCTCAGGGAGTTCAACTGCGCAACCTGAGGCCATCTTGGAGTGGCTTCAGAAGGAAATGGGGTACCGACCTCAAGGTCCATACTACTCGTCCAACAAGGCAATGTTGCCCTCCATCGATACTGTCCGGAAGATTTACCGTGGCAATATGGTTCCTGTGTGGAATTTCTTGTTGCAAAGAGTTAAATCGGAGAAGACAGTAGAGAAGATTCGGCGGAATATACTTGTTCACGGCAGCAGCGATGGTGGTTTGGTGGATTCGACGAAACCGAATGAGGAAAGGAGGAGTAAGGggaggaggaaggagaaggagaaggagaaggtgaAGATAGGGTTCGATAGAGGTTTGGGTTCGGATGCTTCTTCGGAGAGCAGGGAGATTGCTTTAAGAGAGAGGGAATTGGCGGAGAAAGAGGTGGAGCGATTGAGGCATACTGTTCGGAGGCAACGCAAGGACTTGAGGGCACGAATGCTGGAAGTCTCTAGGGAGGAAGCTGAACGCAAACGGATGCTTGACGAGAGGTCCAATTGCAGGTTAGCTTCCTGTACATCATCAATATATTATCTTTTCTTGTTAACTTTTCATTGCTGCTCTTTTTGGTTTGCGGAAAACAGTTTTTCATCTTGAATCTGGACACTTTGGTTAAGCCTAAAATTACCGATGCACCAACTCCACGAATACAGTATACTCACACTATTAAGCTTGTATGCTTTATGCTTATGTGCGGGGGCGTATTAAAGCTTGCAGTtgtattcaaattcttttttcGAAAGAAGGAAATTGTAAATCCGTTCTTtgatgttcattttttttttttacattgttTCTGATGGGCAGGCACAAACAAGTTATGTTGGAGGCTTACGATCAACAATGTGATGAAGCTACTAGAATAGTTGCAGAGTATCAGAAACGTCTTCAATTCTATGTTAATCAAGCTAGAGATGCTCAGAGGTCCAGTGTTAACTTTTCTGCTGATGCAGCTGACGATTTCCATGTGAATGGTGATAAAGAGGCTGTGTACTCCACTGTTAGGGGAAATAATTCTTTGGATGATGTTATTCTCATTGAAACTACTCGGGAAAGGGATGTCCGGACGGTTTGTGAATTACTTGCTGCTCATATGATTGACAAAATACGTAGTTCTTTCCCAGCGTATGAGGGGAGTGGTATTCATATGAATCCTCGTTTAGAAGCTGCCAAGTTAAGCATCGATTTTGATGGGCAAATCCCTGATGATGTCAAGGCTGTTGTTTTAAATTGCCTCAAGAATCCTCCTCAACTGCTTCAGGCAACTACCACGTACACTTCACGGCTGAAAACACTGATTGCTAGGGAAACAGAGAAGATTGACATCAAAGCCGATGCCGAACTATTAAGGTTTCAGATTTCTTTGTTATTCTTCATTGGTTTACCCAACTGTTTTACTTTGTCGCCCTTTGCATTGTCCACATTAGAAATAGCAAATTGATACATTAGTggcttttattttatcattattacttcctttttgttttgatgtGAAATACATGAACTTGCTTCTGATCTACAGATCTGAGATTTCTGCTCTCTCCCCCACTTTCAATCTTCTGAATCTTATTTTGTGGAATGATAATATCATGGGGGTGTCTTCTGTCCAGTTTGATTGATTGTTCCTGTACCATTTATGTATTGAAGCCTGTTAAAAAACAGCCTTCCTTGACTGGAACAACCATATGCTTGAATTAGCTTAAGTTCAGTTCATTCATCACTGGCACTATGATTCATGTAGAGGGTAATTATTAGTTTCCTGATTTGTTGGCCAAGCATCCTTTACATGCAGCAGGAACAAAATAGAGATTTATAAGTTGTAGTTGTTATCAATAGATTATAATCTCCATCCTTTCTATTCTCAtgatatctattttctttcccaATTGAAATGTTTCATTTATTCATTAAGGGGGGTTATCCTAGATTTCCTAAATTTTTTCCAGTGTTGCATTCAGCCAATATTCTCCTTGCTGCACAGTTGGAtttcattttcaaaattaaattctcttggattctttgtttcttttccaaTTTATTTGTATATAACATTTTGTTTTACTCTAGAGATCATACTTAATCCACCACACTCCAACTCCCCCCNNNNNNNNNNNNNNNNNNNNccccccccccccccccccccccccccaaaaaaaaagttttattaaaaatatgtCAAATCTAGATATCGTCTGTTTCTAAAACCGTCTTGGATGATAGTGTAATCTGTGTGGCTACACCCGCGAATTCCCATCTTGCACACTAACATGCACCCTGAACTATACTCATGCTATACCTTTTATCATGGTTATTTTTTTGGCTAGATTTTTCCCTGCCGTTTAATCTCCATTGTACTGTTCTTTATGCCTTGTAATGGATCATCAATTAACCATGATAATTATCTTCCATTCCAGATATAAGTTTGAGAACAATAGATTGACAGATGTCGCTTCACCTGATGCCAACTCACCTCTACAATTCCAATTGTATGAACATGGGAAGATGGGAGATGACATCCCCACAAAAGGGACTCATAGACAGCTTCTTGAAAGACAGGTTTCCTTTTTCTTACAAATTTTGTAGCTTTTTTATATTCTAGCCTTCCTCTTTTCTAAATGGATCTTCTTAAAGATTAAGAAGTGGTCCCCAGAAGAGGAAATACACTAAAAACACAAGCTTGTTCACTGAGATGTGTATAGGCTGCTACACCCGCTGTGATATACTTGCATGCACCCATTACACATGAGCTCACTTACATGCAACACTTACACACACTAGCTCACCTCAGTTCAGCTCATACACATGTATGAAGGACTGACCACCCCTCTTTTGAGACCATGCTGTCTGCCCGTTGGGGTGTTTTGATTACTCTTATCAAGCCACTTGTTTGGCCTGGTGTTAGCTTTTA
The Macadamia integrifolia cultivar HAES 741 unplaced genomic scaffold, SCU_Mint_v3 scaffold1807, whole genome shotgun sequence DNA segment above includes these coding regions:
- the LOC122064884 gene encoding AUGMIN subunit 5-like; the protein is MQSSGSSTAQPEAILEWLQKEMGYRPQGPYYSSNKAMLPSIDTVRKIYRGNMVPVWNFLLQRVKSEKTVEKIRRNILVHGSSDGGLVDSTKPNEERRSKGRRKEKEKEKVKIGFDRGLGSDASSESREIALRERELAEKEVERLRHTVRRQRKDLRARMLEVSREEAERKRMLDERSNCRHKQVMLEAYDQQCDEATRIVAEYQKRLQFYVNQARDAQRSSVNFSADAADDFHVNGDKEAVYSTVRGNNSLDDVILIETTRERDVRTVCELLAAHMIDKIRSSFPAYEGSGIHMNPRLEAAKLSIDFDGQIPDDVKAVVLNCLKNPPQLLQATTTYTSRLKTLIARETEKIDIKADAELLRYKFENNRLTDVASPDANSPLQFQLYEHGKMGDDIPTKGTHRQLLERQKAHVQQFVATEDAFNKAAEARNICQKLIKRLHGSSDAAITHGFSARGTSQSVASPRQFELEVWAKEREVAGLRASLNTLTSEVQRLNKLCAEWKEAEDSLRKKWKKIEEFDARRLELESIYTALLRANKDVAAFWNQQPLAAREYASSTIIPACSVVVEMANSAKDLIEKEVAAFYQSPDNSLYMLPSTPQALLESLGASGSTAPEAVAAAEKNAALLTARAGAGDPSAIPSICRISASLQHHAGLGGSDAGLASVLESLEFCLKLRGSEANVLEELSKAINFVHIRKDLVDSGHTLLNHAFRAQQEYERTTSYCLSLATEQEKTIMEKWLPELKTAVVNAQKCLEDCKRVRGLVDEWWEQPAATVVDWVTVDGQNVAAWLNRVKQLQMAFYDKKLL